The following are encoded in a window of Brevibacillus sp. DP1.3A genomic DNA:
- a CDS encoding ABC transporter ATP-binding protein, translated as MTNVLEVTGLTTTFSKNERAFKVVDNLCLQVKRGESVGIVGESGCGKSVASLSMMRLLSKNGSIAGRIQLNGADLLHYSEKEMQKIRGKEIAMIFQEPMTSLNPVLTIGKQLSEGLEKHEGMNRVQSRERVLELLTQVGISRANEIYHEYPHRLSGGMRQRVMIAMAIACHPKLLIADEPTTALDVTIQAQILDVMKKIQRELGMSLIMITHDLGVVAETCDRVLVMYAGQVIEAADVRTLLRSPKHPYTMGLIKSTPHNAKGQKRLHSIAGSVPTPDNYPKGCRFAPRCEKAMPVCLEQNPPLLDVDQQSECRCWLYQENRESTAVNG; from the coding sequence GTGACGAACGTGTTGGAAGTGACAGGATTGACTACCACGTTTTCAAAAAATGAAAGGGCTTTCAAGGTGGTGGACAATCTTTGCTTACAGGTCAAAAGAGGTGAATCGGTCGGGATCGTTGGAGAATCAGGATGTGGAAAAAGCGTTGCCTCTCTATCCATGATGCGTTTGCTCAGTAAAAACGGAAGCATTGCAGGCCGTATTCAACTGAACGGAGCTGATCTTTTGCACTATAGCGAAAAAGAGATGCAGAAGATCAGAGGAAAAGAGATCGCAATGATTTTTCAGGAGCCGATGACTTCGCTGAATCCCGTACTGACCATCGGCAAGCAATTGAGCGAAGGACTAGAAAAGCATGAGGGCATGAACCGAGTCCAATCGAGAGAAAGAGTGCTCGAGCTGTTGACTCAGGTAGGCATTTCACGTGCCAATGAAATCTATCACGAATACCCGCATCGTCTGTCCGGGGGGATGCGACAGCGTGTGATGATCGCGATGGCGATTGCCTGTCATCCAAAGCTATTGATAGCGGACGAACCGACGACTGCACTAGACGTAACGATCCAGGCGCAAATATTGGATGTCATGAAAAAAATCCAAAGAGAGCTGGGCATGTCGCTCATCATGATCACACATGATTTGGGCGTCGTCGCCGAGACATGTGACCGGGTACTGGTGATGTATGCCGGGCAGGTCATTGAAGCGGCTGATGTTCGCACACTGCTTCGAAGCCCCAAGCATCCGTACACTATGGGCTTGATCAAATCTACGCCACATAATGCCAAAGGCCAGAAGAGATTGCACAGTATCGCGGGAAGTGTGCCGACCCCCGATAATTATCCGAAGGGATGCCGCTTTGCTCCGCGATGCGAGAAGGCGATGCCTGTCTGTTTGGAACAAAATCCCCCGTTGCTGGATGTGGATCAACAGTCGGAGTGCCGTTGTTGGCTGTATCAAGAGAACAGGGAAAGCACGGCGGTGAATGGATGA